In the Paenibacillus sp. FSL R7-0337 genome, AGGTTAAGTCCGTGAACCTGTGTCTCACCATGCGGAGCAGGGGACTCAATCTGTTCCCAGGAAGTATACGTATGGCTCCAGAAGGTAGCCCACCAAGCGTGGTTCACCTCATCCAGATCATTGTTGTACTTCGCCTTGAGCCAGTCTCTGAAGGCATCCTGACAATAATTACAGTGACATTCGCCGCCGAATTCATTAGAGATATGCCAGCCGATCACTGCCGGATGATGCGCGTAACGCTCAGCCAGCTTGGAGTTGATCAGCGCTGTCTTTTCACGGTAGACCGGTGAAGTGAAGCAGTGATTATGACGGACGCCGTGCAGGTTGCGAACCCGGTTCCGTTCCACCCGCAGCACTTCAGGATACTTCTCGGACATCCATGCCGGACGCGCACCGCTCGGAGTCGCCAGGAAGGCGTAAATTCCGTTCTCTGCAAAACGGTCCAGGAGCTGATCCATCCACTCAAAGTTAAATACCCCTTCTTCGCGCTCCAGGGATACCCAGGAGAAAATTCCTACAGACATGACATTACAGCCTGCCAGCTTCATCATGCGGATATCTTCTTCAAGCACCCCCGGATATTTCAGCCATTGCTCGGGATTATAGTCGGCACCGTGAAGCATTACAGGAGCCTTGCTGCTGATTGCAGGAACTTTGCTGCTCATATGATTTCATCCTCTCGTTTATGTGTGGTAGTAGATGTCAGGATGGGACTTTTCACTGATACAATTTCTTCAGTAGCGCTTTCCCTCTTGCTTGTATCGATTTACACTATTTATAATAAAGGATAATCTGTAGTCAATGGTAGGATAATAATAGCGTTTGAATAGCACAAAATGAATATGAGGTGTTCGTATGCTCCCCTTCTCTCTGATTGAAATGCCGCGTGACCTGAGTGCTTTTCCCCTCTATCCGTATTCTGTCGGCCGTCATATCCAGTATCACCATGTGCGTCCTGCCGGATTCCCGGTGCATCAGATTTTTCTGATCCGCAGCGGCAGCGGGCGGTTCCGTGATCTGGAGGACGGCACCGAAACGGTGCTGCAGCCGGGGATGGCCTATGCATTTCCGCCCGACCGCGGACATGAATATTATCCGTTATCCCACGAACCGTGGCATGTCGGCTTCATCGGGTTCCACGGCAGCCAGTCTGCCTCCGTTCTGGAGGGTCTCGGCCTGCTGCCTTCGGCCCCGTTCCGCCCCGAGCGGTTCGAGGAATGCTGGGACATGCTTGGCGGGATCTGGCACACGGTGAACGGGAACAGCTCGGCGCGTCAGGAGGAACAGCCGATGCAGGAGTTATCGGTGACGCTGTACCGGCTGCTGCTGATGCTGCGCAAAAGTGAAGGCTCCACAGGTGCAGCGACCCGGCTGCAGAACGAAAACGTCCGCAACGATGCACTGAACAAAGCAGTCAGCCTGATCAACGAGCATTTCACCGAGCCGCTGCTGATCACCAATCTGGCGGCGGCTGTCGGTTATTCCGTCCAGCATTTCCAGCGTCTGTTCCTGCAGGAATACGGCGTCACTCCGCATAAATATCTGCAGAACCTGCGGCTGCAGCGCGCCATGCAGATGCTGACCGAGGACCCGGAGCGTCCCGTGCAGGATATCGCCCTCAACCTCGGCATGGAGACCAATTACTTCATCCGGGTCTTCCGGAAGGCCCATGGAGTGACTCCCGGGGTGATGCGCAGCAGGCTGCATCCGGGCAAGGATCAACTTTGAGCTTGCTGGGCAAAAAAAATAGCTGCGGCACACTTCCGGAGAAGTTATGCCTCAGCTAAATAAATTAGAGTATTCCTACACCGCCGTAAACTGGCTATTGTATAAGCGGGCGTAGTAGCCTCCGCTCTCCAGCAGCTCATCATGCGTTCCGCTCTCCACGATATCCCCATCCTTCATGAACAGGATGAGATCCGCCTCGCGGATCGTGGACAGCCGGTGGGCAATCACGAAGCTGGTCCGGCCGGTGATCATTGCCAGGAAGGCCTTCTGTATCCGCGCCTCTGTCAGCGTATCAATGCTGCTGGTCGCCTCGTCCAGAATGAGCATCGGCGGATCAACCAGCATGACGCGGGCAATGGTGAGCAGCTGCTTCTGGCCCTGGGAGAGATTATCTCCCGAGGTGCTGATCTTGGTGTCATAGCCTTCAGGCAGGCGCTTGATGAAGCTGTGCGCATTCGCAGCCTTAGCAGCCGCAATCACCTCCGCTTCGGAAGCCTCCGGCTTGCCATAAGCAATATTGTCGCGGATGGAAGCCCCGTACAGCCAGGTCTCCTGAAGCACCATTCCGAAATTGCGCCGCAGACTGTCACGGGTGATGGAGGTAATATCTACTCCGTCAATTCGAATCGTTCCGCTGTCAACCTCATAGAAACGCATCAGAAGGTTAACCAGAGTGGTCTTGCCCGCCCCGGTCTGGCCGACGATCGCCACGCGTGTGCCCGGCTTCACCTCCAGACTGAAGTCCTTGATTAGCGGACGCTCTGGTGTATAGGCGAAGCTTACCTTATCGAAGGTGATTGTTCCCCGGCTGTTCTCCATCACATAGGCATCCGGCTGATCCGGGGCTTCCTGCGGGAGATCCAGAATGGTGAAGATCCGCTGTGCCGAAGCAGTGGCTGACTGCAGCTGTGTGATCACACCGGTTATCTCATTGAACGGCTTCGCGAACAGACTGGAGTAGATCAGGAAGCTGGAAAGATCCCCTACGGAGAACAGGTCTCCGATAACAAGCACACTCCCGATCATCGCAATCAGCGAGAAGGTGATATTATTGACCAGCCGCGTGGTCGGGTTCGAGAGCGAGCCATAGAACTGCGATTTCGTCCCTGTCTTGTACAGCTCATTATTACGCTCCGCAAAACCTGCAAAGGAACGGTCCTCGTAATGATAAGCCTGCACCACCTTCTGCCCGCCGACGATTTCCTCGACATAGCCGTTCAGCCCCCCGAGAATCTTGGCCTGCTCACGGAACAGCTGCTGGGAGCGCATCGTAATGAAGCGGGCAACGAAGAAGGTTGCCGGAGCAGACAGCAGCACCACCAGTGTCATTATAGGGCTGATATAGAGCATCAGCCCTATAGCTCCGGCAATGGTTACGATCCCAGTCAGGAGCGTGGAGAAGCCCTGGAGCAGACCGTCAGAGACGGCATCCATGTCATTCACGAACCGGCTGATGCTGTCGCCCTGGGGATGGTTATCATGGAATTTCAGGGGCAGGGCGTCCAGCTTGTCAAACAGCTCGCGGCGCAGGTCATAGACCGTGCGGAACGCCAGCTTATTCGTATAATAAGTGAGCAGCCAGCCGAAGAAGCTGCCGACCAGATACACACTGCCCAGAATCAGCAGCAGGCGCAGAATCTCCGGGAACTCCACCCGGTCCGGCCCGATCATGTGGTCAATGGCACGGCCAATCAGGAGCGGCCCGATCAGGCTGGCAACCACGCTCAGGATGGCGCAGAAGATAGCTCCATACGTTATTTTCCGGTACTCACGGGTATATTGAAACAAACGTTTCCAGGTCATTGTACTGGTCATTGTAGTGCCTCCTCGCTTGAAAGCTGTGACATGCAGATTTCCTGATAGACTGCGCAGCTCTCCAGCAGTTCCTCATGCGTACCAATTCCGGCAATCCGGCCTTCCTCGAAGACGATAATCTGACCGGCCTGCCTAACTGTGCTTACCCGCTGGGATACAAGCAGCACGGTCATATCTGTACTGTTCTTGCTTAGTGCACGGCGCAGTGCCGCATCCGTAGCGAAGTCCAGCGCACTGGAGGAATCATCCAGGATAAGGATCGGCGGACGTCCTACTACAGCCCGGGCAATGGTCAGCCGCTGCTTTTGTCCGCCGGACAGGTTATGCCCGCCGCGTACAACCAGCGTATCCAGCCCTTCAGGCAGCCGGGTGATGAATTCCTCAGCCTGGGCAACCTCTGCTGCGGCCATAATCTCATCCCGGGTAGCAGACGCCTTTCCCCAGCGGATATTCTCGGCAATCGTCCCGGTGAACAATACCGCCTTTTGCGGTACAATGCCGATTCTGCTGCGCAGCTGCTCCAGCCGGTAGTCCCGTACATTTACACCCTCGACTCTAATCTCCCCTTCTACAGCGTCATAAAAGCGCGGAATCAGATTTACGAAGGTGCTCTTACCTGAACCGGTACTTCCAATCAATCCAACCGTCTGCCCTTTAAGGATATCTACAGAGATATTTTCCAGGGCCAGCTCTCCGGTCGTGTTATAACCGAAAGACACATTGCGGAAGGAAATCACCGGCGCTGCACCGTCCGGCTTCGCAGCAGGTGCAAGAGCAGGCACTTCAGCAACCGAAGCTGTCATAGACAGCACCTCATTGATGCGGCTGGCAGACGACGAGGCTTTGGTGAACAGAATGACCAGATTGGAGACTACGATCAGGGCCAGCAGGATCTGGGTTACATAGTTAATGAATGCAATAATCTCACCCTGCGACAGACTCCCGGCTTCAATATGAATGCCGCCTACCCAAAGAATAGCAATAATTGCCGCGTTCACTACCAGTGTCGTCATCGGTCCCAGCCAAGCGGAGATCCGTCCGACACGGATGGCCGTCTGCGTCAGATCCTCAGAGGCTTCATTGAAGCGCTGCTTCTCGCGGCGGCTCTCGGCGAAGGCCCGGATCACCCGGATCCCTGAGAGATTCTCGCTGAGCACCAGCGCCAGACGGTCCAGCTTCGCCTGATATTTGCGGTACATTGGCGAGCTGCGGGTAATGATGAAGTACAGGATCACTCCAAATACCGGCGTCGCTGCAATCAGGATCAGTGATAGACGGAAATCCAGGAACATCGCCATAATAATAGCACCGATACAGATGAACGGCGCACGGATGACCAGCCGGATCAGCATGGCTACTGCCACCTGCAGCTGGTTAACATCGTTAGTGATCCGATTAATCAGCGAAGGTGTGCCGATAACATCCAGCTCCGCATACGACAGCGAAGAGATATGCTTGAACATTTTGTTGCGCAGCGAGGTCCCGAACCCCTGCGAAGCCCGCGCCGCATAATATTGACATACCAGAGAGCAGCCGAAGCCCAGGATGGCCATTACCACCATCAGGGAGCCCATCTTGTAGACGTAGCTGCTATCCTGCTTGGCAATTCCGTTGTTGATGATCAGGGCAACAATGGTCGGCAAGAGCAGCTCAAGAATCGCCTCCAGCAGCTTGAAAATCGGCCCTATCGTCACTTCTTTTTTGTACGGTTTTAAGAAAACTGCAATTTTGCGCACATTCATCCTCACCTAACTTAGCGTAGTATGTAATCCCTCTTGAAAAAAACAAAAGACCCGTTATGATTATGTCATACCTGCTTACATATTGATAATATTGGTTTCGTATCAATCCCATATGGATAACGTATGTCATAACCCTTACAAATGGAGGCTCAACCATGGATATTCGCCAATTAAAGTATTTCCTGGCCATTGCCGAGGAAGGACAAATTACATCCGCAGCCAGGAAGCTAAGGATGGCCCAGCCGCCGCTCAGCCAGCAGCTGAAGCTGCTGGAGGAGGAACTGGGGGTCAAGCTGGTGGAGCGCGGACCGCGCAGCATACAGCTGACAGATGCCGGAATCATTCTGCGTAACCGGGCCCAGCAGATCCTGGAGCTGACGGATTCCACCGCCCGGGAGATCAGTGACTATGCCAAAGGGCTGAAGGGCAGCCTTATCATTGGAACGGTCTCTTCTTCAGGTGCTACTCTGCTGCACGAGCCGCTCACAGCATTCCATAAGAGCTATTCGGGTGTAACCTTTGAAATTCACGAAGGCAATACGTTCATGATTATTGACCTGCTGAACAAGGGCATTGTTGAGGTGGGCATTGTCCGCACCCCGTTCAACACCAGTAATCTGGAATGCCTGTATTTCCATTCGGAGCCGATGATCGCGGTGATGACCGCTGATTATGACTGGGCCCCGAGCCAGAATGCTGCCCAGCTGGGAGAGCTGCAGGACAAACCGCTGATTATCTACCGCCGTTTCGAGCAGCTCATCCGCGAGACCTGTCTAGAGCACGGCTTTGAGCCACAGATCTTCTGTATGAACGATGATGCCCGCACCACGCTGCTATGGGCCAATGCGGGACTAGGGATCGGCATTGTGCCGAGGTCGGCGTTTGAGCTGGCTAATCACAGCAACCTGATCTACAAAGAAATCCTTTGCGAGACCCTGCGCACCCGGGTGGCCGCCGTATGGATGAAGGATAAGTATTTGTCGTCCATGGCGACCAAGTTCATCGAGACCTTCAAGTCACTGTGAATACGCTCAGGCTCCTCCCTTCTGGAGGATGTCCATTATCTGCGCCAGTCATCCTGCCCTTGGACGCTTTCCATATATGCACTAAATACCCCCACAAACATTCAAAAAGACCCTGCGCCGGCCTAAGCCAGTCGCGGGGTCTTTTAATAAGCCAAGGTCAACTGACCGGCGGCAGCGCCGGTGTTAGACCATGATTTTACAAATATCGTTCGTGAACTGCACCGGATCATTAACCTGCAGACCTTCGATCAGGAGCGCCTGGTTGTACAAGAGGTTGGTGTACAGGCCCAGCTTCTCCTTATCGCCCTCGGCCGCCGCTTTAAGTGATTGGAAGACATCATGGTGAATGTTGATTTCCAGCACCTTGTCCGCTTGCACATCCTGGCCGCCGTTAGGCATAGCCTTGAGGATTTTCTCCATCTCGATCGTCAGCTCACCTTCGGTGGACAGGCAGACCGGATGGGATTTCAGCCGCTTGGAGGCTTTGACCGCCTTCACTTTGCCGGAGAGAATGCCCTGCATGGCTTCGAACAATCCCTTGTTCTCATTCTCTTCCTCTTCGGATGGCTTATCCTCGGCACTCTCTTCAATCCCTAAGTCACCGCTGGAGACATTTCTGAACTCCTTCTCCTTGTACGCCATGATCATCTT is a window encoding:
- a CDS encoding LysR family transcriptional regulator, encoding MDIRQLKYFLAIAEEGQITSAARKLRMAQPPLSQQLKLLEEELGVKLVERGPRSIQLTDAGIILRNRAQQILELTDSTAREISDYAKGLKGSLIIGTVSSSGATLLHEPLTAFHKSYSGVTFEIHEGNTFMIIDLLNKGIVEVGIVRTPFNTSNLECLYFHSEPMIAVMTADYDWAPSQNAAQLGELQDKPLIIYRRFEQLIRETCLEHGFEPQIFCMNDDARTTLLWANAGLGIGIVPRSAFELANHSNLIYKEILCETLRTRVAAVWMKDKYLSSMATKFIETFKSL
- a CDS encoding AraC family transcriptional regulator; translated protein: MLPFSLIEMPRDLSAFPLYPYSVGRHIQYHHVRPAGFPVHQIFLIRSGSGRFRDLEDGTETVLQPGMAYAFPPDRGHEYYPLSHEPWHVGFIGFHGSQSASVLEGLGLLPSAPFRPERFEECWDMLGGIWHTVNGNSSARQEEQPMQELSVTLYRLLLMLRKSEGSTGAATRLQNENVRNDALNKAVSLINEHFTEPLLITNLAAAVGYSVQHFQRLFLQEYGVTPHKYLQNLRLQRAMQMLTEDPERPVQDIALNLGMETNYFIRVFRKAHGVTPGVMRSRLHPGKDQL
- a CDS encoding ABC transporter ATP-binding protein, encoding MTSTMTWKRLFQYTREYRKITYGAIFCAILSVVASLIGPLLIGRAIDHMIGPDRVEFPEILRLLLILGSVYLVGSFFGWLLTYYTNKLAFRTVYDLRRELFDKLDALPLKFHDNHPQGDSISRFVNDMDAVSDGLLQGFSTLLTGIVTIAGAIGLMLYISPIMTLVVLLSAPATFFVARFITMRSQQLFREQAKILGGLNGYVEEIVGGQKVVQAYHYEDRSFAGFAERNNELYKTGTKSQFYGSLSNPTTRLVNNITFSLIAMIGSVLVIGDLFSVGDLSSFLIYSSLFAKPFNEITGVITQLQSATASAQRIFTILDLPQEAPDQPDAYVMENSRGTITFDKVSFAYTPERPLIKDFSLEVKPGTRVAIVGQTGAGKTTLVNLLMRFYEVDSGTIRIDGVDITSITRDSLRRNFGMVLQETWLYGASIRDNIAYGKPEASEAEVIAAAKAANAHSFIKRLPEGYDTKISTSGDNLSQGQKQLLTIARVMLVDPPMLILDEATSSIDTLTEARIQKAFLAMITGRTSFVIAHRLSTIREADLILFMKDGDIVESGTHDELLESGGYYARLYNSQFTAV
- a CDS encoding ABC transporter ATP-binding protein, with the protein product MRKIAVFLKPYKKEVTIGPIFKLLEAILELLLPTIVALIINNGIAKQDSSYVYKMGSLMVVMAILGFGCSLVCQYYAARASQGFGTSLRNKMFKHISSLSYAELDVIGTPSLINRITNDVNQLQVAVAMLIRLVIRAPFICIGAIIMAMFLDFRLSLILIAATPVFGVILYFIITRSSPMYRKYQAKLDRLALVLSENLSGIRVIRAFAESRREKQRFNEASEDLTQTAIRVGRISAWLGPMTTLVVNAAIIAILWVGGIHIEAGSLSQGEIIAFINYVTQILLALIVVSNLVILFTKASSSASRINEVLSMTASVAEVPALAPAAKPDGAAPVISFRNVSFGYNTTGELALENISVDILKGQTVGLIGSTGSGKSTFVNLIPRFYDAVEGEIRVEGVNVRDYRLEQLRSRIGIVPQKAVLFTGTIAENIRWGKASATRDEIMAAAEVAQAEEFITRLPEGLDTLVVRGGHNLSGGQKQRLTIARAVVGRPPILILDDSSSALDFATDAALRRALSKNSTDMTVLLVSQRVSTVRQAGQIIVFEEGRIAGIGTHEELLESCAVYQEICMSQLSSEEALQ